TATCGCTGACTTTTAACACGGTCCGCGCCTCGGTGGAAATTCACATGTTCGGTCTGTAGACAGTGAGGAGGAAAGTGGATCGCCGTAATCAGTTACAGAAAAATAGTAGTCCTGTTACAGTCTTCGTAATTTCAGTTTCTTCTCCCTCTAGTTTCGAGTTCGGCACTGAATTAATTGGGAAATACGAGTTTCCTTTGAATGAACGTGTTAAAGAGGAAACACTAATAATTAATTGTCAAAATTTCCTCGATTACCTTGGCGATAAACATAACACGAACAATTTCCACGAGCATAGATATTATATAATCGGGGGGAGTGTCTAACGTGGCTGGAAAAATACATCGTTAATCGCTTCGCAGGTGACATCAGGTAGGATTCTGTTCCTTCTAATATACGTTCTTTGTCGTCCTCTATCTCCTTCGAACATAGCGCCTGTTCTTTCATCGTCTCTTGGTTTCCTCGAGCCTTCCAATGCCATTGCTGTACCTCGTACAAATAGTAATAAATTGCGTTGTTCCACAGCGACTGCACGCGGCCTCACTGACCTACGCCACGCGCGCAGCTGGCCGCCGAATTGCCGTTCTCCAGGCGTCCCTCGCCGGAATCTTCAAACCTTGAAAACTTAAAAACAAAGCCTCTACCTCATTTTCGGTACTCTTCAATTTCATCTTATATTCTTTTCGCGAAGAATTTTCCCGTCTCACTTTCTACTATTTCTACCAAACGCTCCGTGTATTTGTAAGCACTGCTCTTAGGTTTTTAACTTGTTACCAGGGGCGGACCCAAATTGTTGGGACTATCAAACCTTCAAAGGGTCCCATTGCTTAAAAAGCGTAGCCGGGggatgtaaatatttttgtaacaaaaCATGCAGGGAAtacgtaaatatttaaaattgaaatttattctggacaaaagtaaataacatttaatcataacgaaaaataatgatttacaaataaataatattataagaCAGACATCGAagagatattttaaaataaacttctaCTGTGATTTATCATTATTTCGAAAAGGAAGtagtaaacaaaatttcgttcaatagtttttttacataaatcgaAGGCTTAGAAGACTTAGGGCTACGTTATTGCGTACTCTCTTCGTCCTCAGCTTCTGTTAAAACAGCGAAAACCTGTGGCCCGCTTTCCACACCATAATTTCGAATTTTTCTTATACTCTCTGCTTTATTTCTCCTGTAATGCGTTAGAATACAAAGCGTCTGCAATAGAGCAGCTATTATTGTTATATTAGAAGTCGGACTTTTCGTAAGATCTCGCGCGGGGGTCGGCGTAAGAAAGTCGCGTTCCACTTTCTCTGCTCGGCTGCCCTCCGCCAGATGTAAACATTTCACTGAAATTAAGGATGCGTGCTCGGCCAGACGCCGCGATTACTCGCGCGACTTTCGAACGATCCTGACGCGCCACGTTCTCCATCTTCCTGGAGGTTGGCTTTTGATCCTGGTTGCCTTTGCTCGTTAACAGATCGGCATGGAGGCAGAGGACAAGCTGGCGTGCGATCGCGGAGCCCTCAAGTTCGACGAGGCCTGCGTCCACTTGAGAACCGAGGATGAAGATTTGAACGCGTGGCTCTACTCCTTGTCGGCGGACTGCGCGTCGGTGAGTTGCGCGAAGATACAAGGCAGAGGCTTGGCCTGTTAACCGAGAtaactttctttaaaaattttgaaaactccTCCGCTTTGTAGAAAGCAAGTTATTCATTTCTTTACAAGGGAGAGCCCTTTCGTGCgaagataaaatattttataatcggTAGCAAGGTCGAGactaaatataaaatacaaaattacattACAGTGGTTGATATTTGTTACTCTGTCGTAGAAAGAGAGAGTgcgatgttaaaaaaaatttagtccGCTGTTAGAGTTGATTCATCGacgaaatttcaaaatttcatccGCGCAAAAGCTGCGAAATCAGTTAATTCCCATGCGATGATTTTTCAGTGGTCACTTTTGAGTAAACTGCAGGCGTTTTTGATCGCGAAATGACCCAGTGACGAGTTAACTGAGATTCGGCGTAGATTTAAATCGGACTTAATTTACAGCAGGGTTTAGTAGATGGTAATCTAATCTTGGTCCACTTTTTGCTTCACTATTGGCATAATTCTGCTCGAATCTTGACCTAATTCTGACCTAACGACGATAAAATCTTGAGCTAACCGAGACCCAACTGGAATCCAATTGTACAGCACAATTGTAGAACAGTTCGAAACTCAAATTCGATTTGAATCTTCTACTGCAGTTAAAGGAACCGCGCGATTTCCACAGAAATCTAGCCGTAGGTATCAAAGTTGAAGATGTTGATAAAAAGGTCATGATTCGTTTGTCACAGTGTCCTTACACCCGGATCAAACAGATATCAGCATTTTCTAGGACCAAAGTGATAATCGACACAGCAAGGCCAATGTCGTTTAGAGTGATAGATGCTGAGGACCCCAACGAGCACGTTTCCGTCCAAAATACGAGGTGCGCGCTTTAATTAAGCAGAATTTAAAATCTTCCAACTATCAAGGGAACActaaaaaatttgcagtttaaatgaaaaagtatttcTCGCTATAAATGTTAAACAGTTTCATTATacagttttatagagcataaaaaccattcaattttcattgtaacaatatttatatatactatAATCTTCAAGGTACTTATGCAGGAAAATATTCACCTTAAAGAACCAAAAAGCCTCTTTTATTGAGGTATTTTACAAACTTGTAAAGCTGCAAAGAAATTGGAATCTTTGGGTTACCAAAGTTAAGAAAGTTAACCCTGTGCAACTAACTCCCGCGCGATTTCCATTTCTCTCGTCGATATTATTGAAGCTTGGGTCATTTGCGTGATTTCGTGTTCCAGCAATGTGATCTGCGAGTTGTCGCCAAACCTGGGACAGTATGGCGTGTACGAGTTGACGGTGGCGAGCAGTGATTGCGATATAAAGGTCGTGGACAAGCCAACTTACCCTTACACAGGTAAGACACCGTTTCAAGTGGAGACTTTATTTTCTACTCAAATCGAAGTGCCTGGAAATTACGGTCGATCGTTGATAACTCAGTATTGATTCGACCATATCGCTGTATAATCACCCAGAGTTCCACAAACAGACGTGTTTTCGAATCAAGATGTAAAAATGTATCGATAAGGGATATCTGTCCGTGCTAACAGTGCGAAGTCAATAGTTAACAGGGATTTCGAATCCAGAGCGTAAAAGGCATTactgttattaataatttttttttttttttaatataatgtgGTCCCCTTATGTCTGTTCATTTATGGACGAACGTGTAGCCGATGATCTGTAGCAGTCCTAGACTAATGATCGTGAAATGGGAAGCTATtcgttttaaaaatgtaaagttATTATACAACCAAAGCATGTGTTTTTCAGAACTCTTCGTTATTTTTGGCGTGCTGCTGTTGGTCCTTTTCGGCCTGTCTGGTGTGAAATCGTTATGGAAGATGTGCAAAAAAAGATACGCGAAGCGCCAGGTGAACGAGGGGACGAAGCAACCCTTGAAACGTCGAGTGAAAGCTATCGATACGGTTCGAGGGTGAGTCACCAGGTGGAAAAGTGGGTAGCCAATTTGCGAGGCTAATTCTGTGGGGCTAGCGGTGAACTAGTTTCGAGGTCTGGTCagcgatctagtatcgagggTATATAATTCTTTCGAATGGAAccatcttatttttaaacttctttcgaCCACTACTATAGCACCCCTTCAGAGTTAAAGCTGCTACACCTACatagaaatatcaatttttaaacattcttcTGTTACCTACAGTATTTACACAGATTTATCTGATGTCACAGGGCAAGCACCCTGTTCATGATATTCGTCAACGATGGGTCAGGTGGTTACAAGGTCCTAGGCCACGCGACTTGGAACGGTTTGCTGCTTGGGGACCTGGTGTTCCCTTGCTTCATCTGGGTCATGGGGGTGTGCATCCCTATATCCCTGTCCAGTCAGATGAAACGCATGATACCGAGGACCACCATACTGTACGGGATCATTAGGGTAATCAGGAATTTCAGCTGCAAACTCCGTAAGGTGGTAGAGAATGAAATTCTGAATAAGTTTCCCTCGTGAAATTTTCCCATAGGATGTCTTATAACAAAGTTACAGCCGTTTGAAGTTTTCAAAGTCGCCATTGGTGTAAGTAGATTGCATACCTACAGGGACAGGTCGCTAACACTTTTCAAACGCTTATATCTTTGTTATCCGACGCactagagaaattttttttacagaaaagttGCGTAGAATTCGATCCTCTATAAGCTCGCAAAGTTTGAACGGTTTCCGTGTACTTATGGGATTTTGTGCAGCGTAAAATTTTCATGAATTCGATATTTCAGAACGTGTGATACGATCTCCAACTTAATGATTAGTTAGTCTAttttatacctcgtctgtgctattACCAGCAGCCCCCTCTTATCGTTAGCACATAATTGAGGAACACCTAGAACCATGAACAAATGAATACCTAAAACATTTCGACTTCCCATCTTACCTCTTTCATCGATACATATATACTGCTCAGCCATCATTCGCTGAAGTTTCGTGGAGGAACCTAAACAAGTACCCCATAAAGAGATCTGTCCCCCTCGCAATCATTTAATTCTGCATTTCCAACAGAGGAGCCTCCTGCTGTTTCTACTCGGGATATCCCTGAACTCCGCGTTCCGTGGTGCTCGGCTAGAAAGCATCCGCGTGTTCGGCGTTCTCCAGCGTTTCGGCCTAACGTACTTCGTCGTTTCCGTGACGTACCTCTGCCTGATGTCTAAGAGGCCAACGAGGGTTCAGGTAAACGTTCGCGGGCCCATATCGAATGATTAACGTCagattttaaaggaactttcgGCCTCCAGTATCCGATGTTGCGCCACGTGCAAGACTTCCTGCTGCTGTTACCCCAGTGGTGCGTGATGTTCGTCATTCTGGCTGCCCATTGCGCCCTCACCTTCTGCCTGCGCGTCCCCGGATGCCCCACGTATGTACGTGTAATTCGATGCAAGGCCTACCTTTCCGCGCCAAGTGATCGAACGAAATCTCCCTAGCGGTTACCTTGGACCTGGGGGCCTTCACGAAGACGGCAAGTACGTGGGCTGTGTGGGCGGCGCAGCTGGTTACATCGACAGAGTGGTACTCAAGGAGGCTCATCTGCTATACTTAAAGAACGTGTACAAGTCTGGGCCGTTCGATCCTGAGGGGATTCTGGGTACGCAGGGTTTAATAATGATGAAACTCGTGGTGTAAGAGGCTATGCGGTGATTCTTCACGGTAGAACgcttcgaaattgtagaatgaAAATTCCTCATTTTCGAAAATGTCTGTCTCTCAGTGagtcaaataaaagaaaagtttttcgaataaaagttgttTGATATGCCCATACCAGGCCCCCTTTCACACCAATCAACTTTTAACAGAAATACTTTTCTCTTAATTCCATGGTTACGGAGATACTCAAGGTGgtaatttttattaacccaCCCGGTATATTGCAGGGTGATTCTATGCGACAGATAAgacgaaaatgaagagtaacgaAATCGCGGTGGAGGCTTGCTGtcttagttattaatatttaaaagtacAGGCGAGGAACGCCTGAAGCACGGCAACTCAGCGGCACGTGTTGCGCAGGTCAGTGAGGTCGCGCGTAGCGAGCGCCCAAAAGCGAGCCATACCGCAATTTCGACTCGTTTTCTATCAAGATTCACCGCGTGCTCGCTTCTGCCAATAGTTCATCTCActctttgcataaaaataactgcTTTCATCGGTGCCACCTACGTCTGTCACAATCGAGATTCGAAATGGGTCGAGTTTCTTTTTTCAAGGTACTCTGACGTCAACGCTCCACGTGTTCCTCGGCCTGCACGCGGGTATAATCATGATGTCGTACAAGGACTGGAAGGAACGCGTGGTCAGGTGGCTCGCGTGGGCGGTCATCTTTGGTTGC
The nucleotide sequence above comes from Andrena cerasifolii isolate SP2316 chromosome 2, iyAndCera1_principal, whole genome shotgun sequence. Encoded proteins:
- the LOC143378857 gene encoding heparan-alpha-glucosaminide N-acetyltransferase — its product is MEAEDKLACDRGALKFDEACVHLRTEDEDLNAWLYSLSADCASCPYTRIKQISAFSRTKVIIDTARPMSFRVIDAEDPNEHVSVQNTSNVICELSPNLGQYGVYELTVASSDCDIKVVDKPTYPYTELFVIFGVLLLVLFGLSGVKSLWKMCKKRYAKRQVNEGTKQPLKRRVKAIDTVRGASTLFMIFVNDGSGGYKVLGHATWNGLLLGDLVFPCFIWVMGVCIPISLSSQMKRMIPRTTILYGIIRRSLLLFLLGISLNSAFRGARLESIRVFGVLQRFGLTYFVVSVTYLCLMSKRPTRVQYPMLRHVQDFLLLLPQWCVMFVILAAHCALTFCLRVPGCPTGYLGPGGLHEDGKYVGCVGGAAGYIDRVVLKEAHLLYLKNVYKSGPFDPEGILGTLTSTLHVFLGLHAGIIMMSYKDWKERVVRWLAWAVIFGCMGCALHFTNVIPVNKSLWSLSFVLVTTSFCLAFLTACYLLVDVAKVWNGGPFRISGMNALLLYVGHSVCYRMFPFHWRIGAMENRAVVLLEAIWGVALWTIIAYIMHRKRSYITL